In Palaemon carinicauda isolate YSFRI2023 chromosome 21, ASM3689809v2, whole genome shotgun sequence, the following proteins share a genomic window:
- the LOC137614616 gene encoding uncharacterized protein, translating to MKTKSTFSDLTSKEKFARRWLPHGNALVSPGVSFNQEPLQENSFHVQVSPRKKSDHIPRETINRRGRSILIPIFEDVTYQQTVKTGFFLLIGTLALNIWANSKRPNIFKGPSYLEDASGFEVFCDPHSAFGRSNCNLKKKKKTWYGTPPRRSIASRGRNSISSGHDPKSFWIIPTGS from the exons ATGAAAACGAAGTCGACTTTTTCAGATCTCACTTCGAAAGAGAAGTTCGCAAGGAGGTGGTTACCTCACGGAAATGCCCTTGTGTCTCCAGGGGTGTCCTTTAACCAAGAGCCACTTCAAGAGAACAGTTTCCACGTTCAGGTGTCACCTCGGAAAAAGAGCGACCACATTCCTAGGGAAACAATAAACCGGAGAGGAAGAAGTATTCTTATTCCCATTTTTGAGGACGTCACATACCAACAAACCGTAAAG ACTGGCTTCTTCCTTCTAATCGGAACTCTGGCCCTCAACATCTGGGCAAACAGCAAGAGACCGAATATCTTCAAAGGACCCAGTTATCTCGAAGACGCGTCTGGATTCGAAGTCTTTTGCGATCCTCACAGCGCCTTCGGGAG GAGTAATTgtaacttgaagaagaagaagaagacttggtACGGAACTCCACCTAGGCGCTCGATCGCGTCCCGGGGCAGAAACTCTATATCCTCCGGGCACGATCCAAAGAGCTTTTGGATCATACCCACGGGATCCTAG